The following are encoded together in the Glycine max cultivar Williams 82 chromosome 8, Glycine_max_v4.0, whole genome shotgun sequence genome:
- the LOC100808162 gene encoding pantothenate kinase 1 yields MDLREGQTQPILDPNQPSHVYHLALDIGGSLAKLVYFTKDDDHLVDGEEGISHRKALEKSDSSKQYPVLNGKLNFKKFETSRINDCIEFIKSMKLHIGGSQPQENPGSQPIAIKATGGGAYKYPDLFKERLGIILDKEDEMDCLVAGANFLLEVVHQEAFTYMGDQKQFVQIDPNDLYPYLLVNIGSGVGMIKVEGEGKFERVSGTSIGGGTFWGLGKLLTKCKSFDELLELSYRGNNRAVDMLVGDIYGGMDYSKIGLSSTAIASSFGKAISDNKERGDYKPEDIARSLLRMISNNIGQISYLNALRFGLKRIFFGGFFIRRHPFTMDTLSVAVNFWSKGEAKAMFLRHEGFLGGVGAFMSSDKHGLKELLANQVVQRSPSKLSFAVDKTLHGSPDGEFNGDESIECSVYAA; encoded by the exons ATGGATCTCAGAGAGGGTCAAACTCAACCAATCTTGGATCCTAACCAACCATCTCATGTGTATCATCTGGCTTTGGATATTGGAG GATCTCTCGCCAAGTTAGTATACTTCACAAAAGATGATGATCATTTGGTTGATGGCGAGGAAGGGATATCTCATAGAAAGGCTTTGGAGAAATCCGACAGCAGTAAGCAATATCCTGTTCTTAATGGGAAGCTCAATTTTAAGAAGTTTGAAACAAGCAGGATAAATGATTGCATAGAGTTTATCAAGTCCATGAAACTTCATATTGGAG GTAGTCAGCCACAAGAAAATCCTGGAAGTCAGCCAATAGCTATTAAG GCCACAGGTGGTGGTGCATACAAATATCCAGACCTTTTCAAGGAAAGACTAGGAATCATTCTTGACAAGGAAGATGAAATGGATTGTCTTGTTGCAGGAGCAAATTTTCTTCTTGAG GTGGTCCACCAGGAAGCATTTACCTACATGGGTGATCAAAAGCAATTTGTACAGATTGACCCGAATGATCTGTATCCCTATCTTCTTGTTAATATTGGGTCTGGTGTTGGCATGATTAAG GTGGAAGGAGAGGGAAAATTTGAGCGAGTTAGTGGAACAAGTATAGGCGGAGGCACTTTCTGGGGTTTAGGAAAGCTTTTAACCAAGTGCAAGAG TTTTGATGAGCTGCTGGAATTAAGTTATCGGGGGAACAATAGAGCGGTAGATATGCTTGTTGGAGATATTTATGGTGGAATGGACTATTCTAAG ATAGGTCTTTCATCCACTGCAATAGCCTCTAGTTTTGGAAAGGCAATTTCTGATAATAAGGAGCGTGGAGACTACAAACCTGAAGATATTGCTCGATCTCTTCTAAGAATGATCTCAAATAATATTGGACAG ATCTCTTACTTGAATGCCCTTCGCTTTGGGCTGAAGAGGATTTTTTTTGGTGGATTTTTTATTCGGAGGCATCCTTTTACTATGGACACATTATCTGTTGCTGTTAATTTCTG GTCTAAAGGTGAGGCTAAGGCAATGTTTTTGCGGCATGAAGGGTTTCTAGGAGGTGTAGGCGCTTTCATGAGTTCTGACAAACATGGCCTCAAGGAATTATTGGCCAATCAAGTGGTGCAAAGAAGTCCCAGCAAGTTATCCTTTGCCGTGGATAAAACATTGCATGGTTCACCAGATGGAGAGTTTAATGGAGATGAAAGTATAGAGTGCAGTGTATATGCAGCTTAG
- the LOC100807631 gene encoding ADP-ribosylation factor 2, with protein sequence MGLTFTKLFSRLFAKKEMRILMVGLDAAGKTTILYKLKLGEIVTTIPTIGFNVETVEYKNISFTVWDVGGQDKIRPLWRHYFQNTQGLIFVVDSNDRDRVVEARDELHRMLNEDELRDAVLLVFANKQDLPNAMNAAEITDKLGLHSLRQRHWYIQSTCATSGEGLYEGLDWLSNNIANKA encoded by the exons ATGGGGTTGACATTCACCAAGCTTTTCAGCCGGCTTTTCGCCAAGAAGGAAATGCGAATTCTGATGGTGGGTCTCGATGCAGCTGGTAAGACCACCATCCTGTACAAGCTCAAACTTGGAGAGATCGTTACCACAATTCCCACCATTG GGTTCAATGTGGAGACTGTGGAATACAAGAACATTAGTTTCACTGTCTGGGATGTTGGTGGCCAGGACAAG ATTCGTCCCTTGTGGAGGCACTACTTCCAAAACACACAGGGTCTCATTTTTGTGGTTGACAGCAACGACAGGGACAGAGTTGTTGAGGCCAGAGATGAGTTGCACAGGATGTTGAATGAG GATGAACTGAGAGATGCAGTATTGCTCGTATTTGCTAACAAACAAGATCTTCCCAATGCAATGAATGCTGCTGAAATTACCGACAAGCTGGGTCTCCACTCTCTCAGACAGCGCCACTG GTACATCCAGAGCACCTGCGCAACCTCTGGGGAGGGTCTTTATGAGGGTTTGGACTGGCTTTCCAACAACATAGCCAACAAG GCTTGA